The following proteins are co-located in the Candidatus Nanosynbacter sp. HMT-352 genome:
- the xerA gene encoding site-specific tyrosine recombinase/integron integrase: protein MFMSEALTDFLEHLEVEGGRSQKTIINYQLYLERFIDFAGDIDVEKITSELIRQYRLWLNRYKNDNTGEELSLITQSYHLIALRGLLTYLSRRNIKSLAADRIILPKVVRKQVTFLQYDEVLRMIDQIPTDTESGLRDRAIVELLFSSGLRVSELVNLNRDHINLKRREFMVRGKGQKDRPVFISKSAAEHISAYLEARTDNLPALFLSYSKRHATPNTSGDYRRLSARSIQRMVGQYARLAGITKHVSPHTMRHSFATDLLMNGADLRSVQSMLGHSNISTTQVYTHVTDQHLKDIHDRFHSDTEA, encoded by the coding sequence ATGTTTATGTCAGAAGCCTTAACTGATTTCTTAGAACACCTAGAGGTTGAAGGTGGACGCAGTCAAAAAACCATCATAAATTATCAACTATACCTGGAGAGATTCATCGATTTTGCCGGCGATATAGATGTTGAGAAAATTACATCAGAACTAATACGCCAGTATCGCCTCTGGCTAAACCGTTATAAAAATGACAACACCGGCGAAGAACTATCTTTAATTACCCAAAGTTACCATCTTATTGCATTACGAGGTCTGCTAACCTACCTTTCTCGTCGTAATATCAAAAGTCTAGCGGCCGACAGAATTATATTGCCCAAAGTAGTCCGTAAACAAGTGACTTTTTTACAATATGACGAGGTTTTACGCATGATCGATCAAATACCAACCGATACAGAATCTGGTCTGAGAGATCGAGCAATCGTTGAGTTGCTATTTTCCAGTGGACTACGTGTTTCAGAATTGGTCAATTTAAACCGAGATCATATAAACCTAAAGAGGCGCGAATTTATGGTGCGAGGAAAAGGACAAAAGGATCGCCCTGTTTTTATTTCGAAAAGTGCTGCCGAACACATATCGGCATACCTGGAAGCTAGAACAGATAATTTACCCGCCCTATTTTTAAGCTATAGTAAACGCCACGCAACTCCCAACACCTCCGGAGATTACCGTAGGTTAAGCGCGCGCAGCATTCAGAGAATGGTTGGTCAATACGCTAGATTAGCTGGTATCACAAAACATGTAAGCCCACACACTATGCGCCATAGCTTTGCCACCGACCTACTTATGAACGGTGCAGACTTGCGTTCAGTCCAATCAATGCTGGGACATAGCAATATATCAACAACACAGGTATATACGCACGTTACCGACCAGCATCTGAAAGATATTCACGACCGATTTCATAGCGACACAGAAGCTTAG
- a CDS encoding nucleoside-diphosphate kinase, producing MAESEKNYCGVERTLIVFKPDAVQRGIVGEILQRFERVGLKIVGVKMTSPSRDHYYAHYEDIGKLATRRGEDTLNITLDMMMDGPVIAMVLEGVEAVAVVRKIVGPTEPKSADMGTIRGDYSHISFGYADECQKGVPNLIHASGDSDEAVREIEHWFKPEELVNYHTLSEKFTR from the coding sequence ATGGCAGAAAGCGAAAAAAACTACTGTGGCGTTGAGAGGACATTGATCGTCTTTAAGCCTGACGCAGTTCAACGAGGTATAGTTGGGGAAATTTTACAACGTTTTGAGCGAGTTGGTCTAAAAATAGTTGGCGTAAAAATGACATCACCATCCAGAGACCATTACTATGCTCATTACGAGGACATCGGTAAATTGGCTACTCGTCGAGGCGAGGATACTTTGAATATAACACTAGATATGATGATGGATGGTCCAGTTATAGCAATGGTACTAGAGGGCGTCGAAGCTGTTGCTGTTGTTAGGAAGATTGTTGGTCCAACAGAACCTAAGTCGGCTGATATGGGAACAATTCGCGGTGATTACTCACATATTAGTTTTGGCTATGCAGATGAGTGCCAAAAGGGAGTTCCAAATTTGATTCACGCATCTGGCGATTCAGATGAGGCTGTTCGTGAGATCGAGCATTGGTTCAAGCCGGAAGAATTGGTAAATTATCACACATTAAGTGAAAAGTTTACTCGCTAA
- a CDS encoding PH domain-containing protein, protein MTEQIKDKQFDGQRDGERLLFVFRRHIIAMRKGFYLLLGSMTLGSLPFLIWQDNLNLLWVFVGGFIFGLMLFFYHFLMWFYTYYIVTDQRIRQITQHGFFGKDVIELKLSKIQNISYSIPGFSGEMFKFGTIVIQTFVGDLVIKNVEHPDKIYNKLQDAVEISTKKEDINEESIEP, encoded by the coding sequence ATGACAGAGCAAATTAAAGATAAGCAATTTGATGGGCAGCGTGACGGAGAGCGACTGTTGTTTGTGTTTCGTCGTCACATAATCGCTATGAGAAAAGGATTCTATCTTCTTCTAGGATCGATGACGCTTGGTTCATTGCCTTTTTTAATTTGGCAAGATAATTTGAATCTTTTATGGGTGTTTGTTGGTGGATTTATTTTTGGTTTGATGCTCTTTTTCTATCATTTTTTGATGTGGTTTTATACTTACTATATTGTTACCGATCAGAGGATTCGTCAGATTACTCAGCATGGATTTTTTGGTAAAGATGTCATTGAGCTGAAATTGTCAAAAATTCAGAATATTAGTTATAGTATCCCGGGGTTTAGCGGAGAAATGTTTAAATTCGGAACAATAGTTATTCAAACTTTTGTAGGGGATCTTGTTATAAAAAACGTAGAACATCCGGATAAGATCTATAATAAGCTACAAGACGCAGTGGAAATTTCGACAAAGAAGGAGGATATCAATGAAGAATCTATTGAACCGTAA